In Salinibacterium sp. ZJ70, one DNA window encodes the following:
- a CDS encoding FtsQ-type POTRA domain-containing protein has protein sequence MKRPEGFDASPPAPESPPDRARGEKRAAVTRLRATRERAAAAPVEKGRTVPAAAPRASSAATDDVTTAPVAVVRRPAERRPRVSPEKQAVAELRRAERARRRAEKQELRRFTRRQRHRRAMWWSLTGVVAVLTALILIAVFSPLLALREVRVEGTQRIDPALVVDALDGQLGTPLALLDEGLVRDELDAFTLIRSYTTELAPPGTLIVRITERTPVGTIIRGATFDLVDAAGVVIESSPERVAGMPVIQVPGDDVESRAYASITEVLFALPADIRAQVDTIAASTRDNVTLQLAGSNQRVEWGSAQRSDHKARVLAALVAIHGGDGSGLYDVSAPGSAVFRRD, from the coding sequence GTGAAGCGGCCCGAGGGCTTCGACGCGTCGCCCCCCGCGCCTGAGTCGCCCCCCGACCGCGCGCGGGGGGAGAAGCGCGCTGCCGTCACACGCCTGCGCGCCACCCGCGAACGTGCTGCCGCGGCGCCCGTCGAGAAGGGGCGAACGGTTCCGGCAGCGGCACCGCGTGCGTCATCCGCGGCGACCGACGATGTCACGACTGCGCCTGTCGCCGTCGTCCGCCGGCCCGCGGAGCGTCGGCCCCGGGTGTCACCCGAGAAGCAGGCCGTCGCCGAGCTGCGCAGGGCCGAGCGTGCGCGTCGCCGCGCGGAGAAGCAGGAGCTCCGGCGATTCACCCGCCGTCAGCGACACCGTCGCGCGATGTGGTGGAGCCTCACGGGTGTCGTCGCCGTTCTCACAGCGCTCATCCTGATCGCCGTGTTCTCACCCCTGCTCGCGCTGCGTGAGGTGCGCGTCGAGGGCACCCAGCGGATCGATCCCGCGCTCGTCGTCGATGCGCTCGACGGCCAGCTCGGCACGCCGCTCGCGCTGCTCGACGAGGGGCTCGTCCGCGACGAGCTCGATGCGTTCACGCTCATCCGCAGCTACACGACGGAGCTCGCCCCACCCGGCACGCTCATCGTGCGCATCACGGAGCGCACTCCCGTGGGCACGATCATCCGGGGAGCGACCTTCGACCTCGTCGACGCCGCGGGAGTCGTCATCGAGTCCTCGCCGGAGCGGGTGGCTGGGATGCCCGTCATCCAGGTTCCCGGCGATGATGTGGAGTCGAGGGCGTACGCCTCGATCACCGAGGTTCTCTTCGCGCTTCCCGCCGACATCCGCGCGCAGGTCGACACGATCGCCGCGTCGACGCGCGACAACGTGACGCTGCAGCTCGCGGGCTCGAATCAGCGGGTGGAGTGGGGCAGCGCACAGCGGTCCGACCACAAGGCGCGCGTTCTCGCGGCGCTCGTGGCGATCCATGGCGGCGACGGCTCGGGCCTGTACGACGTGTCCGCTCCGGGCAGCGCCGTCTTCCGTCGGGACTGA
- the ftsZ gene encoding cell division protein FtsZ, translated as MTSNQNYLAVIKVVGIGGGGVNAVNRMIELGLRGVEFIAINTDAQALLMSDADVKLDVGRELTRGLGAGADPEVGRRAAEDHAEEIEEALAGADMVFVTAGEGGGTGTGGAPVVARIAKSIGALTIGVVTKPFGFEGKRRQAQAEIGVATLKNEVDTLIVVPNDRLLEISDRGISMLEAFATADQVLLAGVQGITDLITTPGLINLDFADVKSVMQGAGSALMGIGSSRGADRAIKAAELAVASPLLEASIDGAHGVLLSIQGGSNLGIFEINDAARLVQEAVHPEANIIFGAVIDDTLGDEVRVTVIAAGFDGGEPAPKPAQDRRSNFVDAAVPATVGASVASEGESAPAPDGWAREPELPVVGGLDELEDDADLDIPDFLK; from the coding sequence GTGACATCAAACCAGAACTACCTCGCCGTCATCAAGGTCGTCGGTATCGGCGGCGGTGGCGTGAACGCGGTGAATCGGATGATCGAACTCGGCCTTCGCGGCGTCGAGTTCATCGCCATCAACACCGACGCGCAAGCGCTGCTGATGAGCGACGCCGACGTCAAGCTCGACGTCGGACGTGAACTCACCCGCGGTCTCGGCGCAGGCGCCGACCCCGAGGTGGGCCGTCGCGCAGCCGAGGACCACGCAGAGGAGATCGAAGAGGCCCTCGCGGGTGCCGACATGGTCTTCGTGACCGCGGGCGAAGGCGGCGGCACGGGCACCGGCGGTGCGCCCGTCGTGGCCCGCATCGCCAAGTCGATCGGAGCCCTCACCATCGGCGTCGTCACGAAGCCCTTCGGCTTCGAGGGCAAGCGCCGCCAGGCGCAGGCCGAGATCGGCGTCGCGACCCTCAAGAACGAGGTCGACACCCTCATCGTCGTCCCCAACGACCGTCTGCTCGAGATCAGCGACCGCGGCATCTCCATGCTCGAGGCGTTCGCGACGGCCGACCAGGTGCTCCTCGCCGGCGTACAGGGCATCACCGACCTCATCACGACGCCGGGCCTCATCAACCTCGACTTCGCCGACGTGAAGTCGGTCATGCAGGGTGCGGGATCCGCGCTCATGGGCATCGGCTCGAGCCGGGGAGCGGATCGCGCCATCAAGGCCGCCGAACTCGCCGTCGCGAGCCCGCTGCTCGAGGCCTCGATCGACGGCGCCCACGGCGTGCTTCTCTCGATCCAGGGCGGATCGAATCTCGGCATCTTCGAGATCAACGACGCCGCCCGCCTGGTGCAGGAGGCCGTTCACCCCGAAGCGAACATCATCTTCGGTGCGGTCATCGACGACACCCTCGGCGACGAGGTGCGCGTCACCGTCATCGCGGCCGGCTTCGACGGGGGAGAGCCCGCCCCCAAGCCCGCCCAGGATCGTCGCAGCAACTTCGTCGACGCCGCGGTCCCCGCGACCGTCGGCGCGTCGGTCGCGAGCGAGGGCGAGAGTGCCCCTGCTCCGGACGGCTGGGCTCGCGAGCCCGAGCTTCCGGTGGTCGGCGGCCTCGACGAGCTCGAGGACGATGCCGACCTGGACATCCCCGACTTCCTCAAGTAG
- a CDS encoding YggS family pyridoxal phosphate-dependent enzyme, protein MAVEISLAERLAAVDAGIADAARAADRDPGEITRIVVTKFHPASLVRELAALGVQDVGENRHQEAQAKAAELADLDLRWHFVGQLQSNKAKAVRRYAHAIHSIDRASLVDALRDETAPAIGGLIEVDLSGQPGRGGVAPADVDRLAEHVLATPGIELLGVMAVAPLGEEPRPAFARLRAISERVRGLEPRATLISAGMSGDYADAILEGATHLRIGTAITGNRPPRD, encoded by the coding sequence GTGGCTGTCGAGATCTCACTCGCTGAGCGACTCGCGGCGGTCGACGCCGGGATCGCGGACGCCGCACGTGCGGCGGATCGCGACCCCGGCGAGATCACGCGCATCGTGGTGACGAAGTTCCATCCGGCGTCTCTCGTGCGCGAGCTCGCGGCCCTCGGTGTGCAGGATGTCGGCGAGAATCGCCACCAGGAGGCTCAGGCGAAAGCCGCGGAGCTCGCGGACCTCGATCTGCGCTGGCACTTCGTGGGCCAGTTGCAGAGCAACAAGGCGAAAGCTGTGCGGCGCTACGCCCACGCCATCCATTCGATCGACCGCGCCTCCCTCGTCGACGCACTGCGCGACGAGACGGCTCCCGCGATCGGAGGCCTCATCGAGGTCGACCTGTCGGGGCAGCCCGGCCGCGGAGGCGTCGCTCCGGCCGACGTCGATCGACTCGCCGAACACGTGCTCGCGACGCCCGGGATCGAGCTTCTCGGCGTCATGGCCGTGGCGCCCCTCGGGGAGGAGCCGCGCCCGGCATTCGCCCGCCTGCGAGCCATCTCGGAGCGCGTCCGCGGCCTCGAACCGCGCGCGACGCTGATCTCCGCCGGCATGTCCGGCGACTACGCCGACGCGATCCTCGAAGGCGCGACACACCTGCGGATCGGCACCGCAATCACAGGAAACCGACCCCCGCGCGATTAA
- a CDS encoding cell division protein SepF: MANPLRKTMVYLGLADEEYDDAVAPETERAHTPAPAAAETPAASTPRPAPVTPLRRASAPRTAPAGMNEILTVHPRHYKDAQAIAESFREGIPVIINLSQMSDADARRLIDFASGLSMGLYGKIERVTSKVFLLSPEHVAVSGEQAEAETEVEAGFFDR; this comes from the coding sequence ATGGCGAACCCGCTGCGCAAGACGATGGTCTACCTCGGCCTGGCCGACGAGGAGTACGACGACGCGGTGGCTCCCGAGACGGAGCGCGCGCACACGCCCGCCCCGGCTGCGGCGGAGACGCCCGCTGCCTCGACCCCGCGTCCTGCTCCCGTGACGCCGCTGCGCCGTGCGTCGGCACCGCGCACCGCACCCGCGGGGATGAACGAGATCCTCACGGTTCACCCGCGCCACTACAAGGACGCGCAGGCGATCGCCGAGAGCTTCCGTGAGGGCATCCCGGTCATCATCAACCTGTCCCAGATGAGCGACGCCGACGCGCGCCGTCTGATCGACTTCGCGAGCGGCCTCTCGATGGGCCTCTACGGCAAGATCGAGCGCGTCACGAGCAAGGTGTTCCTGCTCTCTCCTGAGCACGTCGCCGTGAGCGGCGAGCAGGCGGAGGCCGAGACCGAGGTCGAGGCTGGGTTCTTCGACCGCTGA
- a CDS encoding DivIVA domain-containing protein, translated as MALTPEDVVNKRFNPTKFREGYDQDEVDDFLDEVVVELRRLNQENEELRQRLVAADARINELQRAAAQAPAAPVAAAAAAAPVAAPVAAPAPAPVPAPAAPEYGAQDSSSMDQSNTNNLLQLARRLHEEHVREGMEKRDQLIAEGHATAARLVSDAEQQQRTAIEALEQEKARLEQTVEELRVFESAYRDQLRNYIESQLRELEATAPVAGAEAPAVLGDTSYDSGASSYDASSYEAPSYDAPSAPAYEQAPAPSFDQSQGQSFEQPPTPSYEQAPAPSYEQSSVAPDYSNTNSFADLSQAAAPVPASGSTPPAYSGYPAPQYGGVEFPQQSQAPVTDASQQPEYPAFTQRPNNEYPGVGGN; from the coding sequence ATGGCTCTGACGCCTGAAGACGTCGTCAACAAGCGTTTCAACCCCACGAAGTTCCGTGAGGGTTACGACCAGGATGAGGTCGATGACTTCCTCGACGAGGTCGTCGTCGAGCTCCGGCGCCTCAACCAGGAGAACGAGGAGCTGCGTCAGCGCCTCGTCGCTGCGGACGCTCGCATCAACGAGCTCCAGCGTGCTGCTGCGCAGGCCCCCGCCGCGCCCGTGGCCGCTGCTGCCGCTGCCGCTCCTGTGGCCGCGCCCGTGGCCGCCCCTGCTCCCGCTCCGGTGCCCGCCCCCGCCGCACCCGAGTACGGCGCGCAGGACTCGTCCTCCATGGATCAGTCGAACACCAACAACCTGCTCCAGCTCGCCCGCCGCCTCCACGAGGAGCACGTGCGCGAGGGCATGGAGAAGCGCGATCAGCTGATCGCCGAAGGCCACGCGACCGCCGCACGTCTCGTGTCCGACGCCGAGCAGCAGCAGCGCACCGCCATCGAGGCTCTCGAGCAGGAGAAGGCGCGTCTCGAGCAGACCGTCGAAGAGCTCCGTGTCTTCGAGTCGGCCTACCGCGACCAGCTCCGCAACTACATCGAGTCGCAGCTGCGCGAACTCGAGGCCACCGCGCCCGTCGCCGGTGCTGAGGCGCCCGCCGTGCTCGGCGACACCAGCTACGACAGCGGAGCGTCGTCGTACGACGCGTCGTCGTACGAGGCGCCGTCCTACGACGCGCCGTCGGCCCCCGCATACGAGCAGGCTCCCGCGCCGAGCTTCGACCAGTCGCAGGGTCAGAGCTTCGAGCAGCCGCCGACCCCCAGCTACGAGCAGGCTCCCGCGCCGTCGTACGAGCAGAGCTCGGTCGCTCCCGACTACTCGAACACCAACTCGTTCGCTGATCTGTCGCAGGCCGCTGCACCCGTCCCGGCGAGCGGCTCGACCCCGCCCGCCTACTCCGGCTACCCCGCCCCGCAGTACGGCGGAGTCGAGTTCCCGCAGCAGTCGCAGGCTCCCGTGACCGACGCGTCGCAGCAGCCGGAGTACCCCGCGTTCACGCAGCGCCCGAACAACGAGTACCCGGGCGTTGGCGGTAACTGA
- the lspA gene encoding signal peptidase II, with product MRALVVLTACAVLALGLDQLSKALILSSMEVRESIPVLGEALRFTLVKNPGAAFSLASGFTWILSAIAVGVIVFIVIFARRIRSVAWAVVFGLLLGGALGNLTDRLLREPGFGEGHVVDFLHVWGFPAIFNVADVAICTAMGLFMLLTIRGVRLDGTRHTDERDTAPAAEKEA from the coding sequence GTGCGCGCCCTCGTCGTGCTCACGGCGTGCGCAGTACTCGCTCTGGGACTCGACCAGCTGTCGAAGGCCCTCATCCTCTCCTCGATGGAGGTGCGGGAGAGCATCCCCGTGCTCGGCGAGGCTCTCCGTTTCACCCTCGTGAAGAATCCGGGCGCTGCGTTCTCGCTCGCGAGCGGATTCACCTGGATCCTGTCCGCGATCGCGGTGGGTGTGATCGTGTTCATCGTGATCTTCGCGCGCCGGATCCGGTCCGTCGCGTGGGCGGTCGTCTTCGGGCTGCTGCTGGGCGGCGCACTCGGAAACCTGACCGACCGTCTGCTCCGTGAGCCCGGCTTCGGAGAGGGACACGTGGTCGACTTCCTCCACGTGTGGGGCTTCCCGGCGATCTTCAACGTCGCCGACGTCGCCATCTGCACCGCCATGGGCCTCTTCATGCTGCTGACCATCCGCGGCGTCCGGCTCGACGGAACACGGCATACGGATGAGCGCGACACCGCTCCCGCAGCCGAGAAGGAGGCCTGA
- a CDS encoding RluA family pseudouridine synthase produces the protein MESRGMPVPDGLIGERADAAVARLLGFSRTFAAEVIDAGGARLDGVVLGKSDRMRAGWIDVEWAPKLEPAIVPQLVPGFVVVHDDDDIIVIDKPVGVAAHPATGWDGPTVLGALAGAGYRVATSGSAERQGIVHRLDVGTSGLMVVAKSERAYSELKRQFHDREVDKIYHALVQGHPDPFSGTIDAPIGRHPGSSWKFAVTADGKHSVTHYDTIEAMPSATLLEIHLETGRTHQIRVHMAAQRHPCVGDRLYGADPSLSARLGLERQWLHAVKLGFRHPGTGEYVQFETRYPEDLQHALDVLRGD, from the coding sequence ATGGAGAGTCGGGGGATGCCTGTTCCCGATGGGCTCATCGGCGAACGAGCCGACGCGGCCGTCGCACGCCTGCTCGGGTTCTCGCGCACGTTCGCGGCGGAGGTCATCGACGCAGGCGGCGCGCGTCTCGACGGCGTCGTGCTCGGCAAGTCCGATCGCATGCGCGCGGGGTGGATCGACGTCGAGTGGGCGCCCAAGTTGGAGCCCGCGATCGTTCCCCAGCTCGTTCCCGGTTTCGTCGTCGTCCACGACGACGACGACATCATCGTGATCGACAAGCCCGTCGGCGTCGCCGCGCATCCCGCCACCGGTTGGGACGGACCGACGGTCCTCGGCGCCCTCGCGGGGGCCGGATACCGCGTCGCCACCTCGGGTTCCGCCGAGCGCCAGGGCATCGTGCACCGCCTCGACGTGGGGACGAGCGGCCTCATGGTCGTCGCGAAGAGCGAGCGCGCCTACAGCGAGCTCAAGCGCCAGTTCCACGACCGCGAGGTCGACAAGATCTACCACGCCCTCGTCCAGGGGCACCCGGATCCCTTCTCGGGCACCATCGACGCGCCGATCGGACGCCACCCCGGATCGAGCTGGAAGTTCGCTGTCACCGCCGACGGCAAGCACTCGGTCACGCACTACGACACGATCGAGGCGATGCCCTCCGCCACTCTGCTGGAGATCCACCTCGAGACGGGGCGCACGCACCAGATCCGCGTGCACATGGCGGCGCAGCGCCATCCGTGCGTCGGCGACCGGCTGTACGGCGCAGATCCGTCGCTCTCGGCACGGCTCGGCCTCGAGCGGCAGTGGCTTCACGCAGTGAAGCTCGGCTTCCGCCACCCGGGCACGGGGGAGTACGTGCAGTTCGAGACCCGGTACCCCGAAGACCTCCAGCACGCCCTCGATGTCCTGCGCGGCGATTAG
- the dnaE gene encoding DNA polymerase III subunit alpha yields MTSSDSFVHLHVHSEYSMLDGAARVSDLMKAVGEQGMPAIAVTDHGNNFGAFDFWSQAKNAGIKPIIGTEAYLTPGTHRTDKTRVRWGNGGEDDVSGSGAYTHMTMWAENTAGMHNLFRLSSLASIEGYYFKPRMDRELLQTYGKGIIATTGCPSGEVQTRLRLGQYEQAREAAAEFRDLFGKDNFFAEIMDHGLGIERRVMTDLIRLAKDLDLPLVATNDLHYTHAHDSSAHEILLCVQSGSTLADPNRFKFDAQEFYLKTPAQMRELFRDHPEACDNTLLIAERCDVEFNTSANYMPRYPVPEGETEETWFIKEVEKGLHRRYPNGIPDDVRKQAEYETGVITQMGFPGYFLVVADFINWAKSNGIRVGPGRGSGAGSMAAYAMGITDLDPLQHGLIFERFLNPDRVSMPDFDVDFDERRRGEVIRYVTEKYGEERVAQIVTYGTIKAKQALKDSGRVLGFPFSMGEKLTKAMPPAIMGKDIPLGGIVDPAHPRYKEAGDFRALLDTDAEARTVFETARGLEGLKRQWGVHAAGVIMSSEPLLDIIPIMKREQDGQIVTQFDYPAAESLGLIKMDFLGLRNLTIIDDALDNIESNRGFRPVLEDLALDDPAAYELLGRGDTLGVFQLDGGPMRGLLRLMKPDNFEDISAVIALYRPGPMGANSHTNYALRKNGLQEIVPIHPELEEPLKDILNTSYGLIIYQEQVMAIAQRVAGFSLGQADILRRAMGKKKKSELDKQYEGFSAGMKSNGFSETAIKTLWEILLPFSDYAFNKAHSAAYGVLSYWTAYLKAHYPAEYMAALLTSVGDARDKLALYLNECRRMGIKVLPPDVNESIGFFAAVGEDIRFGLGAVRNVGFGVVDQIRKAREEKGSFTSFHDFLRKVPLGALNKRTIESLIKAGAFDSLGNTRRSLVEIHEEAVESAVSVKRNEANGQVGFDFDSLWDEPEAADHVPERPEWGKKEKLAFERDMLGLYVSDHPLAGMEVLLAKHASIGIADLLSSETIQDGETVTVAGLLTSVQHRTARASGNPYGLVTLEDFGGEVSIMFLGKTYQEFAPGLQPDSIAVVKARVSQRDDGISLHAASMFIPDTGASLGAGPLIIQIPEQRATTEVVTALSDILIRHRGDNEVRLRLVRGQTARLFEIPYPVSVTADLYGELKGILGPNCVV; encoded by the coding sequence GTGACGAGCAGCGATTCCTTCGTGCATCTGCACGTACACAGCGAATACAGCATGCTCGACGGCGCCGCCCGTGTCTCCGACCTCATGAAGGCGGTCGGCGAGCAGGGCATGCCGGCGATCGCTGTCACCGACCACGGCAACAACTTCGGCGCCTTCGACTTCTGGTCGCAGGCGAAGAACGCCGGCATCAAGCCGATCATCGGCACCGAGGCGTACCTGACCCCCGGCACCCACCGCACCGACAAGACCCGTGTGCGCTGGGGCAACGGCGGCGAGGACGACGTCTCCGGATCCGGCGCGTACACCCACATGACCATGTGGGCCGAGAACACCGCCGGCATGCACAACCTGTTCCGGCTCTCCAGCCTCGCCTCCATCGAGGGCTACTACTTCAAGCCCCGTATGGACCGCGAGCTGCTGCAGACCTACGGCAAGGGCATCATCGCGACGACCGGCTGCCCCTCCGGCGAGGTGCAGACGCGTCTGCGCCTCGGGCAGTACGAGCAGGCCCGCGAAGCCGCGGCTGAATTCCGCGACCTCTTCGGCAAGGACAACTTCTTCGCCGAGATCATGGACCACGGGCTCGGCATCGAGCGTCGCGTGATGACGGATCTGATCCGCCTCGCGAAGGATCTCGACCTTCCGCTCGTCGCCACCAACGACCTCCACTACACGCACGCCCATGACTCGTCGGCGCACGAGATCCTGCTGTGCGTGCAGTCGGGTTCGACACTCGCCGACCCGAACCGCTTCAAGTTCGACGCGCAGGAGTTCTACCTCAAGACGCCCGCGCAGATGCGCGAGCTCTTCCGCGATCACCCCGAGGCCTGCGACAACACGCTGCTCATCGCCGAGCGCTGCGACGTCGAGTTCAACACGAGCGCCAACTACATGCCGCGCTACCCGGTTCCGGAGGGAGAGACCGAGGAGACCTGGTTCATCAAGGAGGTCGAGAAGGGTCTTCACCGGCGATACCCGAACGGCATCCCGGATGACGTGCGCAAGCAGGCGGAATACGAGACGGGCGTCATCACCCAGATGGGGTTCCCCGGCTACTTCCTCGTCGTCGCCGACTTCATCAACTGGGCGAAGTCGAACGGCATCCGGGTGGGTCCCGGCCGCGGATCGGGTGCCGGATCGATGGCCGCGTACGCGATGGGCATCACCGACCTCGACCCGCTGCAGCACGGCCTCATCTTCGAGCGGTTCCTCAACCCCGACCGCGTCTCGATGCCCGACTTCGATGTCGACTTCGACGAACGTCGTCGTGGCGAGGTCATCCGATACGTGACCGAGAAGTACGGCGAGGAGCGCGTCGCGCAGATCGTCACGTACGGCACCATCAAGGCCAAGCAGGCGCTCAAGGACTCCGGGCGCGTGCTCGGCTTCCCCTTCTCGATGGGTGAGAAGCTCACGAAGGCGATGCCGCCCGCGATCATGGGCAAGGACATCCCGCTCGGCGGGATCGTCGACCCCGCGCACCCGCGCTACAAGGAGGCGGGTGACTTCCGTGCCCTCCTCGACACCGACGCGGAGGCGCGCACCGTCTTCGAGACGGCGCGCGGACTCGAAGGGCTCAAGCGACAGTGGGGCGTCCACGCCGCCGGCGTCATCATGTCGAGCGAGCCGCTGCTCGACATCATCCCGATCATGAAGCGGGAGCAGGACGGCCAGATCGTCACCCAGTTCGACTATCCCGCGGCCGAATCCCTCGGTCTCATCAAGATGGACTTCCTGGGACTGCGCAACCTCACGATCATCGACGACGCGCTCGACAACATCGAGTCCAACCGCGGCTTCCGCCCCGTTCTCGAAGACCTCGCGCTCGACGACCCGGCGGCCTACGAGCTCCTCGGTCGGGGCGACACACTCGGCGTCTTCCAGCTCGACGGCGGACCCATGCGCGGACTCCTGCGCCTCATGAAGCCCGACAACTTCGAGGACATCTCGGCCGTCATCGCGCTGTACCGCCCGGGCCCCATGGGTGCGAACTCGCACACCAACTACGCGCTCCGCAAGAACGGGCTTCAGGAGATCGTTCCGATCCATCCGGAGCTCGAGGAGCCGCTCAAGGACATCCTCAACACGAGCTACGGTCTCATCATCTACCAGGAGCAGGTGATGGCGATCGCGCAGCGCGTCGCCGGGTTCTCCCTCGGTCAAGCCGACATCCTGCGTCGCGCGATGGGCAAGAAGAAGAAGTCCGAGCTCGACAAGCAGTACGAGGGCTTCAGCGCGGGAATGAAGTCCAACGGCTTCTCCGAGACCGCGATCAAGACGCTCTGGGAGATCCTGCTCCCGTTCTCCGACTACGCCTTCAACAAGGCGCACTCCGCCGCCTACGGCGTCCTCAGCTACTGGACGGCCTACCTCAAGGCCCACTACCCGGCCGAGTACATGGCGGCGCTGCTCACGAGCGTCGGCGATGCGCGCGACAAGCTCGCGCTCTACCTCAACGAGTGCCGTCGCATGGGCATCAAGGTGCTGCCCCCGGATGTGAACGAGTCGATCGGATTCTTCGCCGCGGTCGGCGAGGACATCCGCTTCGGACTCGGCGCGGTGCGCAACGTGGGCTTCGGCGTCGTCGACCAGATCCGCAAGGCACGCGAGGAGAAGGGCAGCTTCACGTCCTTCCACGACTTCCTGCGCAAGGTGCCGCTCGGCGCGCTCAACAAGCGCACCATCGAATCGCTCATCAAGGCGGGCGCCTTCGATTCGCTCGGCAACACGCGTCGCTCGCTCGTGGAGATCCACGAGGAAGCCGTCGAATCAGCGGTGAGCGTCAAACGCAACGAGGCCAACGGTCAGGTGGGCTTCGACTTCGACTCCCTGTGGGACGAACCGGAAGCCGCTGACCACGTGCCCGAGCGTCCCGAATGGGGCAAGAAGGAGAAGCTCGCGTTCGAGCGCGACATGCTCGGTCTCTACGTCTCCGACCATCCGCTCGCCGGGATGGAGGTTCTGCTTGCGAAGCACGCGAGCATCGGCATCGCCGACCTGCTCTCCTCCGAGACCATCCAGGACGGCGAGACGGTGACCGTCGCCGGCCTGCTCACGAGCGTGCAGCACCGCACCGCACGCGCCTCCGGCAACCCCTACGGGCTCGTCACCCTCGAAGACTTCGGGGGAGAGGTGAGCATCATGTTCCTGGGCAAGACGTACCAGGAGTTCGCCCCCGGGCTCCAGCCCGACTCGATCGCCGTCGTCAAGGCGCGCGTCAGCCAGCGGGACGACGGCATCAGCCTGCACGCGGCGAGCATGTTCATCCCCGACACCGGCGCGAGCCTGGGCGCGGGACCCCTCATCATCCAGATCCCCGAGCAGCGCGCGACCACCGAGGTGGTCACTGCGCTCAGCGACATCCTCATCCGACACCGCGGCGACAACGAGGTGCGCCTCCGACTCGTGCGCGGCCAGACAGCGCGCCTGTTCGAGATCCCCTACCCCGTCTCGGTGACGGCTGACCTCTACGGCGAACTCAAGGGCATCCTCGGCCCGAACTGCGTGGTCTGA
- a CDS encoding flavin reductase family protein produces MNTASSDTAPQIADGLSAFKLAFRRLAAGVSVVTARDVDGTPVGFTATSLASLAAVPPLATFNMARTASAWPAIEQTSHVIVHIMGASNRDVAAKMAADHDERFVGDHWSPGPLDLPLLNDVPAWMLGRIVERYPVHGNAVIVVEIEDGALGAHDDALLYHERQFLKLGDPA; encoded by the coding sequence ATGAACACCGCCAGCAGTGACACCGCTCCACAGATCGCCGACGGCCTCTCGGCCTTCAAGCTCGCCTTCCGCCGCCTTGCCGCTGGTGTCTCGGTGGTGACCGCGCGTGACGTCGACGGCACACCGGTCGGGTTCACGGCGACCTCGCTCGCGTCGCTGGCCGCAGTGCCGCCGCTCGCGACGTTCAACATGGCGCGCACCGCCTCCGCGTGGCCCGCCATCGAGCAGACGAGCCACGTGATCGTGCACATCATGGGAGCCTCGAACCGCGATGTCGCGGCGAAGATGGCGGCGGACCACGACGAGCGCTTCGTGGGAGACCACTGGTCCCCCGGTCCGCTCGATCTGCCTCTCCTGAACGATGTTCCAGCGTGGATGCTCGGTCGCATCGTGGAGCGCTACCCGGTGCACGGCAACGCCGTCATCGTCGTCGAGATCGAAGACGGCGCCCTCGGCGCCCACGACGACGCGCTGCTCTACCACGAGCGCCAGTTCCTCAAGCTCGGCGACCCGGCCTGA